The Calditrichota bacterium genome includes a window with the following:
- a CDS encoding Rrf2 family transcriptional regulator, translated as MLSNAAIYAIRGLIYIASQNDRSTIPISEISEKLNISFHFLTKIFQKFTSKNILSSNRGPKGGISFSRSPEKIYIFEVVDIVDGGGIFDKCVLGLPGCGELEPCPMHDNWARVKDDIKQQFEETTIHDLATKLSARNAIFRV; from the coding sequence ATGCTTTCCAATGCAGCTATTTATGCCATAAGAGGTCTAATATATATTGCTTCACAAAATGACAGAAGTACCATTCCTATTTCTGAAATATCCGAAAAACTAAATATTTCATTTCATTTTTTAACAAAAATATTTCAAAAATTTACGAGCAAAAATATCCTATCCTCAAATAGAGGGCCAAAAGGTGGTATTTCATTTAGCCGCTCCCCGGAAAAAATTTATATTTTTGAAGTTGTAGATATTGTGGATGGAGGTGGAATATTTGATAAGTGCGTGTTAGGTTTACCGGGTTGTGGAGAGTTGGAACCATGTCCAATGCATGATAACTGGGCCAGGGTAAAAGATGACATTAAACAACAATTTGAAGAAACAACAATTCACGACCTGGCCACAAAATTAAGTGCACGTAATGCTATTTTCAGGGTTTAA
- a CDS encoding peptidase T: MTPKIIIHGGAWDIPKILHKAHLKGIKDALNVGREILSKSDDSLETVLAIIKNLEDNPTFDAGKGSFLNSAGEVEMDAAIMVGEDLSIGAVAAIQNVKNPIEVANLVRTKSQHVLLVGVGAASFASAHNTQAAKTENLLVGREKKLHTQLSKQKEVNIKSFFEKKVPSDTVGAVVINSRGQIVVGTSTGGTPHKMAGRVGDCPIAGSGFFADNLLGGVACTGWGEGILRVQLAREVIDRVKAGVSPQKAVNDSVAYMRERVNGDGGVIFINNAGKIAFAFNTPFMAVGAATCEKINFVSLGHER, from the coding sequence ATGACTCCGAAAATTATCATTCACGGTGGTGCATGGGACATTCCTAAAATTCTTCACAAAGCGCATCTAAAAGGAATAAAAGATGCGTTGAACGTTGGCCGGGAAATCTTATCCAAATCAGATGATTCTTTAGAAACTGTTTTGGCTATTATCAAAAACTTGGAGGATAACCCGACTTTTGATGCCGGTAAAGGTTCATTTTTAAATAGCGCCGGTGAAGTTGAAATGGATGCGGCGATAATGGTTGGAGAAGACCTAAGTATTGGTGCAGTGGCCGCGATTCAAAATGTAAAAAATCCCATCGAAGTAGCAAACCTGGTCAGGACAAAATCGCAACATGTTTTACTTGTAGGAGTGGGTGCTGCCTCTTTTGCCAGTGCACATAATACCCAGGCAGCGAAGACTGAAAATTTGCTGGTTGGCAGAGAAAAAAAATTACATACCCAGCTATCAAAACAAAAAGAAGTAAACATCAAATCTTTCTTTGAAAAAAAAGTGCCTTCAGATACAGTTGGGGCGGTTGTAATCAATAGTCGTGGACAAATTGTGGTGGGTACATCAACAGGTGGGACACCACATAAAATGGCTGGCAGAGTTGGCGATTGTCCCATAGCCGGTTCCGGTTTTTTTGCAGATAATTTACTTGGCGGTGTTGCATGTACTGGTTGGGGCGAAGGAATTTTACGGGTTCAGTTGGCCAGAGAAGTTATTGATCGTGTAAAAGCAGGAGTAAGTCCTCAAAAAGCCGTAAATGATTCGGTTGCTTACATGAGAGAAAGGGTAAATGGCGATGGCGGAGTTATTTTTATTAATAATGCCGGAAAGATTGCATTTGCTTTTAATACGCCTTTTATGGCAGTTGGGGCCGCGACTTGTGAGAAAATAAATTTTGTAAGCCTTGGACATGAACGATGA
- a CDS encoding aminotransferase class I/II-fold pyridoxal phosphate-dependent enzyme, which yields MSKGNTKNLKISTLCVHGSGGYDAATGAVGKPIYQTSTFAFENAKAGAEIFNGEREGYVYTRIGNPTQEALEKEMAFLEGGEAALAFSSGMAAISSVIFSLCKSGDNFVSSDTLYGGSHQLFAETLPRWDIEAREIDATNLDNIKNSIDENTRLIYIETPANPTMTIIDIAECVKIAKKHGIPVVVDNTFPTPYFQRPLELGASIVVHSATKYIGGHGDTVAGIAIADKEYIDNLRMSILRDIGGVISPLNAWLLVRGLKTLAVRMEKHQENALQIAKYLQFHPKIKKVMYPGLAIHPQYELAKKQMSGFGGMIAFEVKGGRKAGEKLMDSVDLITLAVSLGDVDSLIEHPASMTHSTYSPEDLEAVGITESLVRLSVGIEDPVDIINDLSQALNKIK from the coding sequence ATGTCTAAAGGAAATACAAAAAATCTAAAAATATCTACTTTATGTGTTCATGGCTCCGGAGGTTACGATGCTGCAACCGGCGCTGTTGGAAAACCGATTTATCAAACCTCGACATTTGCTTTTGAAAATGCAAAAGCCGGTGCAGAAATATTTAATGGTGAAAGAGAAGGTTATGTTTATACACGTATTGGCAACCCAACGCAAGAGGCTTTAGAAAAAGAAATGGCTTTTTTGGAGGGTGGGGAAGCCGCTTTGGCATTTAGCTCCGGAATGGCTGCTATTTCCAGCGTTATATTTTCCTTGTGTAAATCCGGGGATAATTTTGTTTCGTCTGATACGCTTTATGGTGGCTCGCATCAGCTGTTTGCAGAAACTTTACCTCGTTGGGATATTGAGGCAAGGGAAATTGATGCAACTAATTTAGATAATATAAAAAACTCAATCGATGAAAATACACGTCTCATTTATATTGAAACACCTGCCAACCCAACTATGACAATAATTGATATTGCAGAGTGTGTCAAAATTGCTAAAAAACATGGAATTCCCGTTGTTGTAGATAATACTTTTCCAACACCTTACTTTCAACGCCCTTTAGAACTTGGAGCTTCAATTGTAGTGCATTCAGCAACAAAATATATTGGCGGCCATGGAGACACAGTTGCCGGGATTGCAATCGCTGACAAGGAATATATCGATAATCTAAGAATGTCTATTTTGCGGGATATTGGCGGGGTTATCAGCCCATTAAACGCCTGGTTGCTGGTACGCGGTTTAAAAACTTTGGCCGTCAGAATGGAAAAACACCAGGAAAACGCATTACAAATTGCAAAATATCTTCAATTCCATCCAAAGATAAAAAAAGTAATGTATCCTGGGCTGGCGATTCATCCACAATATGAACTGGCAAAGAAACAAATGTCCGGTTTTGGTGGAATGATTGCGTTTGAGGTTAAAGGTGGTCGAAAAGCGGGCGAAAAGCTAATGGACTCAGTTGATCTGATAACCTTGGCAGTTAGTCTCGGTGATGTGGATTCATTGATTGAACATCCGGCTTCAATGACACACTCCACGTATTCACCAGAGGACTTAGAAGCTGTTGGAATCACTGAAAGCCTGGTTCGGTTATCAGTTGGGATTGAGGATCCGGTTGATATTATTAACGATCTATCACAGGCTCTAAATAAAATTAAATAG
- the maf gene encoding septum formation protein Maf, giving the protein MIFSLITNLEHLDVILASASPRRYELLASTGIQFKVIPSSFDESSVDISDPILLAEEIAHQKGLVVAREYPQHLVISADTIVTIGDNIFGKPKNEQHAAEMLQALSGKSHKVHTAFGLFLLKYDKSLIETCTTEVTMRDLHNDEIMAYVNTGEPMDKAGAYAIQGQGAMLVEKINGAYSNVVGFPLAKFFTTLDHFLANLALQE; this is encoded by the coding sequence ATGATATTTTCTCTAATTACTAATCTGGAACATTTAGACGTTATTTTAGCTTCTGCTTCGCCAAGGCGCTATGAATTGCTGGCTAGTACAGGAATTCAGTTTAAGGTTATCCCAAGTTCTTTTGATGAATCTTCGGTAGATATTTCCGATCCGATTTTACTTGCTGAAGAAATTGCACATCAGAAAGGTCTGGTGGTTGCCAGGGAATACCCGCAACACTTAGTTATTTCTGCAGACACAATTGTAACAATTGGTGATAATATCTTTGGAAAACCAAAAAATGAGCAACATGCCGCTGAGATGTTACAAGCATTGTCCGGGAAAAGCCACAAGGTGCATACAGCTTTCGGTTTATTTTTACTTAAGTATGATAAATCCCTCATCGAGACTTGCACAACTGAGGTAACAATGCGGGATTTGCATAATGATGAAATAATGGCTTATGTAAATACAGGTGAGCCGATGGATAAAGCAGGGGCATATGCCATTCAAGGGCAAGGTGCTATGCTGGTTGAAAAAATAAATGGCGCTTATTCAAATGTTGTGGGATTCCCCCTAGCAAAATTTTTTACAACTTTGGATCATTTTCTTGCAAATCTTGCATTACAGGAATAG
- a CDS encoding response regulator, translating to MSNKILFVDDDPNIQKMVEIFLRDQNYQITYAKNGRSALRFFEKEKYNLVITDVQMPEMDGLTLAKEIRIQDKKIPILIVSAFGQENMNNKVLGEQAFVISKPFERNELIDVIEKNIKP from the coding sequence ATGAGCAATAAAATACTTTTTGTAGATGATGATCCAAATATTCAAAAGATGGTGGAGATCTTTTTAAGAGACCAGAATTATCAAATAACCTATGCAAAAAATGGGCGTTCGGCATTAAGGTTTTTTGAAAAAGAAAAATATAATCTGGTAATAACAGATGTTCAAATGCCTGAAATGGATGGGTTAACTTTAGCTAAAGAAATTCGCATACAGGATAAGAAAATCCCGATACTTATTGTATCTGCTTTTGGCCAGGAAAATATGAACAATAAAGTTTTAGGGGAGCAGGCCTTTGTAATAAGTAAACCTTTTGAAAGAAATGAACTAATTGATGTAATTGAAAAAAATATTAAACCCTGA
- a CDS encoding geranylgeranylglycerol-phosphate geranylgeranyltransferase — protein sequence MIFFYLLKLTRPLNVAITGGSVLIAASLSANFFLSKTVILAMISASLITAAANIVNDIYDIEIDKINKPHRILSSGKVSIQNAWVAYFIINIVSLLLAWFAGFILFLIALYSAAILYFYSFYFKRTILAGNFVVSLISGLAFIFGAMAIDDWIVGVAPAVFAFLFHFGREIVKDLEDVQGDLAREVVTFAGRYGKTKSVLLINIIFIILILFLFAPFVLNQYNIYYIYIIIPGVATVLLLISILLWFKNDVMWLNRVSLMLKIDMFIGLCAIYIGANHDIFSNY from the coding sequence ATGATTTTTTTCTATCTGTTAAAACTTACACGCCCGTTAAATGTGGCCATTACAGGTGGTTCCGTTTTAATTGCTGCATCACTGTCTGCTAATTTTTTTCTTTCCAAAACTGTGATTCTTGCAATGATTTCTGCAAGTTTAATTACAGCTGCAGCAAACATTGTAAATGATATTTATGATATCGAGATCGATAAGATCAACAAGCCACACAGAATCCTGTCTTCAGGGAAAGTGTCAATCCAAAATGCATGGGTTGCCTATTTTATTATTAATATTGTGTCATTACTTTTAGCATGGTTTGCAGGATTTATTCTTTTCCTTATTGCATTATATTCAGCCGCCATTCTTTACTTTTACAGTTTTTATTTTAAACGGACAATATTAGCCGGTAACTTTGTTGTAAGTCTTATATCCGGATTGGCTTTTATATTTGGCGCTATGGCAATTGATGATTGGATTGTTGGAGTAGCTCCGGCTGTTTTTGCTTTTCTTTTCCATTTTGGCAGGGAAATTGTTAAGGATTTGGAAGATGTGCAAGGAGACTTAGCAAGAGAGGTTGTTACTTTTGCCGGTCGTTATGGGAAAACTAAATCTGTTCTACTGATAAATATTATTTTTATCATTTTAATTCTATTTTTATTCGCTCCTTTTGTATTAAATCAATACAATATTTATTATATTTATATCATAATTCCTGGCGTTGCAACTGTTCTTCTGCTTATTTCAATTTTGCTTTGGTTTAAGAATGATGTTATGTGGTTAAACAGAGTAAGCCTGATGTTAAAAATTGATATGTTTATTGGGCTTTGTGCAATATACATAGGAGCAAATCATGATATTTTCTCTAATTACTAA
- a CDS encoding Rrf2 family transcriptional regulator codes for MLSSSTVYAIRASIFIAAHKNEKYLPISTIAEKLDISFHFLTKILQKLTQINLMTSYRGPNGGVSFTKPTNKIFLIDIVDAVEPNPIFSECLLGIPGCADAEPCPLHEDWGPIRKQLRSKFEKTNLADLANKVSRFNERLK; via the coding sequence ATGCTATCAAGCAGCACTGTTTACGCAATCCGGGCAAGTATATTTATTGCGGCACATAAAAATGAAAAATATTTACCAATATCTACAATTGCCGAAAAATTGGATATTTCGTTTCATTTTTTAACAAAAATTTTACAAAAGTTAACCCAAATAAACCTAATGACCTCCTATCGTGGACCAAATGGAGGTGTTTCGTTTACTAAACCAACAAATAAAATATTTCTAATTGATATTGTTGATGCAGTAGAACCAAATCCCATTTTTTCAGAATGTCTGCTCGGAATCCCAGGCTGTGCAGATGCCGAACCCTGCCCGCTTCATGAAGATTGGGGACCTATCCGGAAACAACTACGCTCGAAGTTTGAAAAAACCAATTTAGCCGATTTAGCTAATAAAGTTAGCAGGTTTAACGAACGGTTAAAATAA